The region GCCCGCGAGAGTTCACGGCCGTCGCGTTTTTTCGCAATGGTGACGACTGGGTTCATGGCATTACTTTCGCAAAGCGCTCTGCACAAAGTAAGGGGAGCGCTCGCTGAAATTGCCCTCAGCGCAACAAAAAACCGGCCGGAGAATGAACTCCGGCCGGTACGTTGATTTGAGTTTCTCAGCAGGCGAGCTTAGCGGTAGGTCGTGGCACCGCTGCTGTAACCCGTGCTGGGTTGGCTGTAACCAGCGTTGGCGACGCCCGTGTCACGGCCGGTGCTGCCGGGGCGATAACCGCCAGCAGCGTTCAGCGAGGCCGGAACGGCAGGAGCGCCGGTCGTCACGCCCGAGACTTCCATGCCGTTGTTGGCGGCAGGAGCGGGAGTTTGATAGGCCGTGGCATAGTCAGCTGTCGGGGCACCAGTGGCGGCAGCGGGAGCTGCGTCATAACCGTTGTTGGCCGTGGCCGAAGCATAGCCACTTGCAGCGGCAGGAGCTTGCGTGCTCGCACCAGCGCCGTAGCCACCTTGGATGTAACCACCGGTGGTGGTTTGGCCGCCGGCTGGCGGATTGTACGACGGTGTTTGATAGCCGCCGGCTGGATTGTTGTACTGCGTGTTGTAGCCCTGATCAGCCGGTTGGCCATATTGCTGCGGCTGAGCGTAGCTGGGTTGAGCAGCCGCGGCCGGTTGCTGATAACCCTGGTAGCCTTGGTAACCAGCCGGAGCTTGTTGCGTTTGTTGAGCTTGATACGGGCTCGGCTGTTGGTAGCCAGGCTGTGCCGAAGCGGTGTAGGTCGGCTGATACGATCCCGTACCACCGGCTGGCGAAGCCATGCCGTAAGCGCCGGCGCCGTAACCAGCGGCCGGAGCGACAGCGCCAGGTTGATTCGGCGAACCGTAGCTCGTGGCGGGTTGCGTCGGATAGCCGTTGGCAGCGGCCGTGCTCGGATAGCTGGCCGTGGCGCTCGGTTGAGCAGTAGCGCCGCCATAAGCGCCAGCGGTGTACGTTGGCGGTGGGCTCGTGGCCCAGCTGTTGGTTGCAGCAGGCGTGCTGGTGCGCGTGGCCACGCTGCCGGCTGGCGACGGCGTGGGGACTTGCGTGCTCGGCTTGCTCGTCGCTGCAAGCGACGAAGCGGGCGGAGGAGCATCGCTCTTCCACATCTTCATCGGATTCCAGACGTAAGCGCTTGGGTTCCAGCTACCACCCCAGCCGCCCATTTTGCAGCCAGTGCTCGAAGCAACCAGACCAATAGCCAGGCAGGTGGCGATCTTCAAACTGGAAAAACGTGTTCTGCGCATGGCAGGAGAATCCTTTCTCAGCCCGCAAGCGGCCCGGTCCGCACTGATCCGGGTTGTCTGTTAGTAAATTGAAGTGAACGGGCCGTCATCCTTGACTGACACCTCGTCCATTTCTTCCATTCGGTTGGCACGATCAGCAAAGTCCAGCCAATCGTGACAACACGCGCGGAAATCCGCCCGCGCGAAGATAGTAGGAGTCGCCAGGAAAAGGGTCAACGCCAATCTTTTCGCGGGCATCGCATTTCGGCTGCTAGCGAGTAGTGTGCCACTGGCCAGAGCCAGTGTGGATTGGCGAGTGAGGGCGATATCGCTGTTCGACAGTGAAATTGGACCTTCTGGCAATAGGTTGAGCGGCGGCCAGATGGTTGTTTTGGTAACAGCCAATGGTTGATGACGTCACGTCGTGCCAAAAGTCGAGACGTTTGCTTTGAGCTGCTCACCCACCTGCTCAAGCTGATCGGCACTGGCTAAGGAGCCAGTGGCACACACGGTTCATGCCGATTCAGCTTATCGTTTCAAAATCGGCATCGCGGCTCGCGACTGATTCACTTGCGACGGCGGGCAATAGACGTCTTCGTTGTATTCGTATCCGTTACCGTGGATGAACGATTCGCCGCCGTAGCCGACTTGCTTGGCGCCTACGCCGAGAGGACGTCCGTCGAGCGCACCCTTCAGACCGAGCTGCCGCGGATCGCGAGCGAGCTTGTCCGAGACGACTTTGAAGTCCGCCAGGATCGGCTTCACGCTGAACGTAATCTCTTCGATGTTCGTCAGCGAGCGATTGAGCTTTTGATAGAGCTCTTCGTCGTTCATCAGCCGGCCGAGTGTGCCTTGCTTGCTGTTGAGGTTGTCGGTGAACTCGACGAGTTGTTCGAGCAACGCATTCACATTCGCGAGGCTGCCGTCGAGGTTGTTCACCAGGGCTTCGCCGCGCTCGCCGAGGGGGCGAGTGAAGTTTTCGAGGTTTTCGAGATTCTTCGAGGCCCGGTCGGTGACGACCTTCATGCCGGCGAAACTCTCGTTAGCCTGTTGCAAGGTGCTGCGAGCTTCGGCAAAGAGAGCTGGCACGTCGCGGAGTGTTTTCTTGAGGCCGACGCGCAGCTCTGGATCGCCCAGCAAGTCGTTCATCGACTTCATGGTCATGTTGAACTGGTCGAGGGCTTGCTCCGACTTCTGCATGATCCGCGGCACCTGATCGTCGTTGTTAGCGACGACGTTATTCAGCGTTTGCGCAGTAATTTGGAACTGCTTGGCCGCTTCGTTCATTTGAGCGAGCACGGCCCGGATATCCGGCTCCAGGTTGCTGAAGGCGCTGATCGGATTTCCGGCGACGACGCCGTTTTGAATTTCGGCGCCATGTTCGAGCGGCTTGGCATTGCGCGAATCGAGACCGGGAACAAACTCCAGCAGCGCATCGCCGAGCAGCGAGGCATTATTCACGCGGCAATATTCACTATCGAGCAGCGTGAACTGCGGATCGATATCGGTGGTGATCCGCACGCCGGTTGGTTTCATCAATTCGACGCGCGACACGCGGCCGATCGTGATGCCACTTTTGCGCACGGGAGTGCCGACCGAAACGCCAGGCGCTTCGGGGAACAAAACGTAAATCACTTTGCTCGATCGTCCGGGCAACGGCATGTCACCCATCAGCATCACAAGGATGCCGGTGACCAGGATCGCGGCCAAAACCACGACGCCAACGCGGAGACGGAGGGTACGTTCGTCCATGGGAAGCAGGCAGGGCTGAAGGGATTAGAGGTTAGAGACTAGGGGAAAATGCGGGACGAAGAGTGCAGAATGAAAGACAACTCAGCCATGTTTCATTCTGCATTCTGCATTCTGCGTTCTACATTCTGCATTTCTAAAGGTCTTCATTCGCCACTCCGCGGGCTTCGCGGAGTTCCATTAGTCGTTGTCCGGCTTCGCCGCGGACGAATTGGCGGACGCGGCGATCGGGGAAATTTTCGAGTTCGCTCGGCGGGCCGTCGAAAATGATTTGCGATTCGCCGGCGCCGAGGCGGGCCAGCGGATAAAGCATGATCACGCGATCGGCAACCTTGCGAGCGGTACGCATGTCGTGCGTCACGACCAGGCTCGTTACCTGGTGTTGCCGCCGCGTGCGCATCATCAATTCATTGATGACGTCGCTCATGATTGGATCGAGCCCGGTTGTCGGCTCGTCGTAGAGCATCATCTCGGGATTCAAAATCAGAGCGCGGGCCATGCCGACGCGCTTCCGCATACCACCCGAGAGCTCGGCCGGTTTTTTCACCACCACCGAGTCGGGCAAACCGACTTCGGCGAGGCGATCGAGTACCACTCGTTTGAGTTCGAGCTCCGGCAGCTTGCGATGTTGTCGTAGCGGAAAGGCCACGTTCTGGCCGATCGTCATGCTGTCGAAGAGCGCTGCGTTTTGAAACAAATAACCGAAGCGGATTCGCTGCTCGACCAGATCACGATCGTTGAGCTTCGACAAGTTCTTGCCATCAAACAGCACTTCGCCTTGCGCGGGCTTCACGAGTCCGAGTAGCGTCTTGAGCATCACTGTCTTGCCGCAGCCGCTTTCACCGATGATCGCCAGGGTTTGCCCCTTCGGCACGGTGAAGTCGAGATTGCGCAGCACCGTCTGGGATCCGAACTGCACGTGCAGCTTGCGGATCTCGAGAACGTTCGGCAAGTTCGACGCGGGCATGGCCATTAGAACAAGCTCTCCGCTTCGGGGTACATGCGGTAATAAACCGAATACAAAGCCTGGCCGAGAACCAGGTCGATGATCAGGATCATCACGAACGACAACACGAACGACGCCGTCGCGGCTCGACCGACGCCTTCAGCGCCAGGTGTGCAGTTGAAGCCGCGATGGCAACTGATGATTGCAATCGCCGCGCCGAAGAAGAAACTCTTCAGCACGCCCGAGAAGAGATCGAACGTATTCACAAAGCGTTCGCTGTGATACCAGAAGTAATGCTTGTCGACATCGAGCACGACCACCGCATGAAAGTAACCGCCGACCACGCCCATGTAATCGGCCATGATCGTGAGTGTGGGAATCAGGAAGATGCAGGCAAGAAATCGCGGCACCACCAGATAATGAATCGGATCGGCCCCCATCCCTTCGAGCGCGTCGATCTGCTCGGTAACGCGCATCGTGCCGAGCTCGGCCGACATGGCGCAACCAACGCGACCAGCGAGCATCGTCGCGGCGAGCACCGGACCGAGTTCGCGGAGCAGCGTCTTGTTGATCACCGCGCCGAGATACGACTCGAGGTTGAGGTCTTTAAACAGGAAGTAGCTCTGCATCGACAGAACCATGCCGATGAACGTGCCGGTGAGGGCGATCACGGGGAGGCTAAGCACGCCCACCTGATAAAACGTCGGCAGCAGCGTTTCCCACTTCGGCGCTCGCATGAACAGCCAAGCCAATGTGCGGAAGGCAAAGATCGTGATGTCGCCGATCGTGCTCACGCCATCGACCACCACGCCGCCCCAATCGGCAAGTGCATCGCCCATGGCCGTCGACCAACCACCGTTGGAAGCTGGCTGCGGGGATTGCGGAAGTGAGGAATCGGTGGACATGATGTTTCTGAAAATGAGCTCGTAGGGTGGGTCGAGCGGTACTTCGCGCGGCCCACCAACTAAAATGCGCAGTGCCTCGCATGCGATTTTCGACCGTTGGCTGGCGAGAGTTGAGAAGATTTGCCGGTTGCGCAGAATTTATCGACAAACCTACCGAAAGCTGCTGTCATGCCAGCATCGATTGCGACGGAACTGCAGCAACTCAATCCGCGCGAGGTGAACTACGCCACGCGGTTTGTCGAACTGTTACTCGCCGCGGCCCACGACGTAAAGGCCAGCGATGTTCACTTGCAGCCGACGGCCACCGGCCTCGAAATCCGCTGGCGGCTCGATGGCGTGTTGCAAGGCGTCGGCGAGTTTCCTCGCGGTGAAGCAACCGATGTGGCAGCGCGGTTGAAAGTGCTAGCACGGCTGCTGACGTATCGAACCGATATTCCGCAGGAAGGCCGGATTCCCGCCGAGAGCGCCGGCACGGAGATGCGCGTCAGCACCTTTCCTTCGCTGCACGGCGAACGCGTTGTGATTCGTTTGTTTGTCGCGCCGCAGGAATTGTTACAGCTAGCAGATCTGGGACTGCCAGATGAAGTTGCCGGCGCACTTGAGAAGGCGCTCGCACGCACGAGCGGTGCACTATTAATTACAGGCCCAGCCGGCGGTGGGAAGACGACGACTGCTTACGCCTGTTTGCGGCATGTAGTGCGATCGACCAAAGGCGCGCGGAGTATTGTTTCGCTCGAAGATCCCATCGAGGTCGCCATCGCCGGTGTCTCGCAGTCGCAGGTGAATCCAGCGGCGGGCTTTGATCTGGCCGGCGGGTTACGTTCGTTGTTGCGACAAGATCCGGAGGTCGTGTTGCTCGGCGAGATTCGCGATCAACCGACCGCGGCGGCTGTTTTTCAAGCGGCGCTGACAGGGCAATTGGTGATCTCGACATTTCATGCTGGCAGCGCCTGCGAAGCGATTTCGCGACTCGCCGAGATGGGCATCGAGCCGTATCTACTGCGCAGCGGCCTGGCTTTGTTGCTGCAGCAACGGCTGTTACGTCGTTTGTGCTCATGTGCCGCCGGCCAAAGTGAACCGCGCGGTTGCAGCGACTGTCTGCAGAGTGGTTATCGCGGCCGGATCGCCACGGCGGAACTGTTGCCACCGCTGTCTAACGAAATCGCCACGGCAGTTCTCCGGCATGCCGATGCAGCGGAGCTGCAAACGATTGTAGAGGCTGCGGGAATGGTGCCGCTGCGGAAGCGAGCGGCCGATCTGCTAGCTGCCGGCCTCACTTCTCGGGCCGAAGTACACCGGGTTCTGGGCTTTCGCTTGGCTGAGTAAAAGCTGGTCCGAGCCGTGTCAGTGGTGGCTTATCCACCGTTGTTCTATGTGCCGACTAAAGTCTCAAGGGAGCTCGTTGCAACGCTATCACCACAATCACAAAAGCAGTTTCCCTAATAGTACCACGCGCAAATTTCCGAAATGGTAATTGACGCCGAACCTTTGTCGGAATACTCTGTCATATCCTTAGCTGATACATCGTGGCCTCATTATCGCCCCGACTGATTCGGCCGGGCTGATTCCTGTTCGACTCCGATTCTCCTCTCCCTCCCGCTCATGCAACTCAAATCGCTGAAATTGTTCTGCGATATTGTCGGCCGGCGCAGCTTTTCTCGCGCCGCGGCCGAGAACGGCATTAGCCAGTCTGGCGCCAGTCAGGTGGTGAATACGCTGGAGGAAGAACTGGGCGTTAAGCTGCTCGACCGCACCCGCCGGCCGTTCGTCTTAACTCCTGAAGGCGAAATCTATTACGATGGCTGCCGCAAGATGGTGCAGCAGTATTTCGCCCTCGAAGAACAAGTCAAAACCTTGTCGGCCGAAGTCGCCGGTCGGGTGAGCGTGGCCTCGATCTATTCGATCGGCTTGTCGCACATGAACCGCTTTGTGCAGAGCTTTTTGAAGCTCCACCCCAAGGCCAACGTTCGGGTGCAGTATCAGCATCCTGACCGGGTATATGAATTGGTCGAAACCGACCTCGTTGACTTCGGCCTCGTGAGCTTTCCCAAGTCGACCCGCGCCATCAAAGCCACCCTTTGGCGGGAAGAGCCGATGGTGCTGGTCTGTGCCCCCGATCACCCGCTGGCCGCCAAAGAAAAGGTCTCGCTGGCCGATTTGCAAAATGTCGAGATGGTTGGGTTTGATTCGGAACTCGAGATTCGGGCCGATATCGACCGAGCTTTTACGGCTGCCGGTGTCGAACCGCACGTGGCGATGGAGTTCGACAATACCGAGACCATCAAGCGGGCGGTGGAGATCAACGCCGGTGTGAGCTTGCTCCCCGAACCGACCGTTGATCGCGAAATTACCTTCGGCACGCTGGTAGCGCGACCGCTGACGGGAACCGACTTGAAACGCCCGATCGGCATTATTCAGCGCCGCGGCAAGGAACTGGGGCAAACGGCCCAGCGGTTCATGCGGCTGCTACTCAATAATCCGGCGAGCATCGTGCTCGCGGCTGACTCGCTGGAAATTACCGGCGCGGACCTCGAAGGGATCGATCTCGACGCTGCCGATGGAGTTGGCGACGCAACGGAAGACACGGACGTCACGGCTGATGATTTGTCGGCACGCGACGAGGCTGCCTCGCTGGCAGTCACGGCGCGACCGAAAGTTTCGTAATTCGGTGCCGCGACGAAGTAACCAAAATTCATCGTCGCGACGCTCCTCTGCGGATTGCAGGTGTGGTGATGACGACTGAGTTTGTTGGAATTGAGTTTGAGAACGGCCTGCCGAAGAAGCAAGGTTTGTACGACCCGGCGTTCGAGAAGGACAGCTGCGGCGTGGGCTTCATCGCGCATCTCAAGGGCGAGCGGAGCCATGCCATCGTCCGCGACGCGCTCGAAGCGCTGAAGAACATGGATCACCGCGGCGCCTGCGGCTGCGAACCGAACACCGGCGACGGCGCGGGCATTCTCACGGCGATTCCCGACGAGTTCATGCGCGCCGAATCGCAAAAGCTCTTCATGGCCACGCTGCCCGAAATGGGACAGTACGCCATCGCGATGGTCTTCCTGCCGAAGGATCCAACCGAACGCGATATCTGCAAGCGGACGCTGGAGAAGTACGTCAAGCGACAGGGCCAGAACGTCGTTGGTTGGCGCGTCGTGCCGACAAATCCCACGCTGGCCGACGTCGGTCCGACCGCGATGAAGGGTGAGCCCGCCATCGAACAGCTGTTCGTCACGGCTGCTCCCGATTGCGATCGCACCACATTCTGCCGGCAGTTGTACTTGATCCGCAAACAAGCTTTCCATGCGCTCCGCAAGGAAACGCTCACGCAACGGCATATGTATTACGTGACGAGCTTTTCGTCGCGAATTCTCATCTACAAGGGTCAGCTCACCGCGCCGCAAGTGCCGCTGTATTACCCCGACTTGCTCAACCCCGAATACACCAGCCACCTGGCCATGGTCCACTCGCGGTTCAGCACCAACACGTTCCCCTCGTGGGAGCGCGCTCAGCCGATGCGGTTTATGTCGCACAACGGCGAAATCAACACGCTCCGCGGCAATGTGAACTGGATGGCTGCTCGCCAGGGGCAGCTCGAGAGCGAACTCTTCGGCGAAGACCTGAAGAAGCTGCTGCCGATCACCGATCTGTCGACGAGCGACTCAGGTATTTTTGACAACGTGCTCGAACTGCTGCTGATGGCCGGCCGCAGCTTGCCCGAAGCCGTCATGATGATGATTCCGGAAGCGTGGCAAAACCACGATACGATGCCGGAAAACAAGCGGGCCTTCTACGAATACCACAGCTGTTTGATGGAACCGTGGGATGGCCCCGCCTCGGTGGTCTTCACCGACGGTCGCTACATCGGCGCGACGCTCGACCGCAACGGTCTCCGCCCGAGTCGTTATTACTACACGACTGACGATCGCGTGATCATGGCCAGCGAAGTGGGCGTGATTCCCGTCGATCCCAAGCTCGTCAAGGAAAAGGGCCGCTTGCAACCGGGCCGCATGTTCCTTGTCGACTTCGAACAAGGTCGCATTATTCCCGACGATGAGTTGAAGAACTCCATCGCCAGCGAACGGCCTTACGCCGAATGGCTCCGTAATCAGCGGATCGAGCTTAAGGAACTGCCGAAGAGCGAGAACGCTCACGGTTTTGATCCAGAGACGCTCGAGAAGCGGATGCAATCGTTCGGATATTCGGTCGAGACGATGCAGTTCATGCTTCTGCCGCTCGTCGCCGAAAAGCGCGATCCCCTCGGCTCGATGGGGAACGATGCCGCGCTGGCGGTCCTCAGCGATCAGCCTCGCATTATCTACGACTATTTCAAGCAGCTCTTTGCCCAGGTCACCAATCCGCCGATCGATTCGATCCGCGAAGAAGTGATCATGTCGCTCGAGTGCTACGTCGGCCCTGAAAAGAATCTGCTCGCCACGAAAGAAGAGCAGTGTCATCGCCTGATGCTGCCGCATCCGATTCTCACCAATGAAGAACTCGCGGCGATCAAGCACCTCGATCATCGCGGCTGGAAGACGAAGACGATCGACATCACTTGGGATCGCCAGGACGGCACGGCGGGTTTGCAGCCGGCGCTCGATCGCATTTGTGTCGAAGCCGAACAAGCGATTACCGACGGCTATTCGCTGGTCGTGCTTTCCGATCGTGCTGCCGGGCCCGAACGCGTGCCGCTGAGCTCGCTGCTCGCTTGCGGCGCGGTGCATCATCACTTGATTCGCGCTCAGAAGCGGACGCAGATCGGTCTGATCATCGAAACGGGCGAGGCTCGCGAAGTGCATCACCACTGCCTGCTCGTCGGCTACGGCGCCGACGGCATCAATCCTTACCTCGCCTTCGAAGCGCTCTGGAGCGCTCAGCGCGATGGCTTGCTGCCGGCTGAATACACCGATGAAAAGATCGTCGGCTTTTATCAGAAGTCGGTCGCCAAGGGCATGCTCAAGGTCATGTCGAAGATGGGCATCTCGACGCTGCAGTCGTACAAAGGCGCGCAGATTTTCGAAGCCGTGGGTCTCGATAGCGAAATCATCGATCGCTGCTTGGCCGGCACGGCCAGTCGTATCAAGGGCGTGGGCTTTGAAGTCCTCGCGCAAGAAGCGATTCGTCGTCACGAGATTGGTTATCCCAGCCGCGATCAGCAACGGCTGCCGGTGCTGCCGAACTTCGGCGAATACCACTGGCGGGCCGATGGCGAACGCCACATGTGGGATCCGCAATCGATTGCCGATCTGCAGGCTGCTGCTCGCGAAAACAGCTCGGACGCTTATTGGAAGTTCAGCAAGCACACCAACGAAGATGCAACTCGCAAGAGTGCGCTGCGTGGTTTGCTGAAATTCAAGGAAGCTACCAGTAAGGCGATTCCGATCACGCAGGTCGAACCTGCCGCGAAGATCGTCAAGCGGTTCTGCACTGGTGCGATGAGCTTTGGCAGCATCAGTGCCGAGTCGCACGAGTCCCTCGCCATCGCCATGAACCGCATCGGCGGTAAGAGCAACACCGGCGAAGGTGGCGAAGACCCGGAACGCTTCCTGCCGATGGCCAATGGCGATTCAAAGCGTTCGGCGATCAAGCAAGTTGCCTCGGGCCGCTTCGGCGTGACGATCAACTATTTGACGAATGCTGACGAATTGCAGATCAAGATGGCCCAAGGCGCGAAGCCGGGCGAAGGTGGTGAATTGCCGGGGCACAAGGTCGATGAAAACATCGCCCGCATCCGCTATTCGACGCCGGGTGTCGGTCTCATCAGCCCGCCGCCGCACCACGACATCTATTCGATCGAAGATCTGTCACAGTTGATCTACGACCTGAAGAACTCGAACCCCGCCGCTCGCATCAGCGTGAAACTGGTGAGCGAAGTGGGCGTCGGTACGATTGCTTCGGGCGTAGCGAAAGCGCACGCCGATCACATCCTGATTGCTGGCGATACGGGTGGCACAGGTGCTTCGCCGCTCACGAGCATCAAGCATGCCGGTCTGCCGTGGGAACTCGGCATTGCCGAAACGCACCAAACGCTGGTGATGAACGACCTGCGCAGTCGCGTGGTGCTGCAAACCGACGGTCAGATCAAGACAGGCCGCGATGTGGTCATCGCGGCGATGCTTGGCGCCGAGGAAATTGGTTTCTCGACCGCGCCCCTCGTCACGCTCGGTTGCATCATGATGCGGAAGTGTCATCTCAATACTTGCCCGGTCGGCATTGCGACGCAGGATCCCGTCCTGCGGCAGAAGTTCACCGGTAAGCCAGAGCACGTGATCAATTACTTGTTCATGGTCGCCGAGGAAGCTCGCCAGATCATGGCGTCGCTGGGCATTCGCACGTTCAACGAACTGATCGGCCGAGTCGATCTGCTCGAAATCGACGCCGCGATCTCGCACTGGAAGGCGAAGGGGATCGACCTCACGCCGCTCCTCACGCCCGCGCCCAAGCCGCATCCCGATGTGGAAGTTTATTGCACGCGGAAGCAGGATCATCAACTCGATCTGTCGCTCGACAACGAACTGATCCGCAAAGCCCGCCGCGCCATCGACCGCCGCGAGAAGATCAAGTTCGAAACCAAGGTCATCAACACCAACCGCACGGTCGGCACCACGCTCAGCCATGAGATTGCCAAACGCTGGGGCGATGACCTGTTGCCCGATGCCACGATTCACGTGAAGTTCACCGGCTCGGCTGGTCAAAGCTTCGGCGCGTTTCTGGCCAAGGGTGTGTTCCTCGAACTCGAAGGCGACGCCAACGATTACGTCGGCAAGGGTCTCAGCGGCGGACGCATCGCCGTCTATCCGCCGAAGAACAGTTCGTTCGCACCCGAGCAGAATATTGTCGCGGGCAACGTGCTGCTGTATGGCGCCACGAGTGGCCAGGCTTTCTTCCGCGGTCGCGCTGCCGAACGCTTCGGCGTGCGGAACAGCGGCGCTCAAGCGGTCATCGAAGGCTGTGGCGATCACGGTTGCGAATACATGACGGGTGGTCGTGTGGTAATCCTCGGTCCTACCGGCCGCAACTTTGCAGCCGGCATGAGCGGCGGCATTGCTTACATCTGGAATCCCGCCGGCAAACTTGATTTCAGCACTCGCTGCAACATGGGCATCGTCGAACTCGAATCGGTGGAAACGCCGGAAGATCTCGCCGAGCTGCTGAACCTGCTGGAGCTGCACTTCAAGTACACCGGCTCGACGGTCGCCGAGAAGATTCTCGCGTCCTGGCCGGAAAGCACCGCGCAGTTCGTCAAGGTGATGCCGACCGATTACAAGCGCGTGCTGCGGGAACGGGCCCGCCACGATGAAGAAGCCGAAGCAGGCGTCCATGGTGTCGCCGGCGGCCGCTAGTTCGTTCATTCACGCACACGCAAAGTTCCTTTTGATAACGGCTCCTGCCGACAGTTTTGATCATGGGTAAGCCAACTGGTTTTAAAGAGTATCCTCGCAAAGCCGTCCCGTATCGCGATCCGATGGGACGGCTCGCGGACTACGGCGAGATCTTCACGCAGCCGCCAGAAGATCACCTGAAGACGCAAGGCGCCCGCTGCATGGATTGCGGCGTGCCGTTCTGCCAGAGCGACAATGGTTGTCCGATCGACAATCTCATTCCCGAGTGGAATGACTTGGTCTATCGCGGCCGCTGGCGCGAAGCGCTTGATCGCCTGCACAAGACCAACAACTTTCCGGAGTTCACGGGGCGCGCTTGTCCCGCTCCGTGCGAAGGAGCGTGCGTCCTCGGCATCACCGATCCGGCCGTCACGATCAAGAACATCGAAAACGCGATCATCGATCGCGGCTTTGCCGAAGGTTGGGTGAAGCCCGAACCACCGCCGAGCCGCACCGGCAAGAAGGTCGCCGTGATTGGCAGTGGTCCGGCAGGGCTTGCCGCGGCGGCTCAGCTGAACAAAGCGGGCCATCTGGTCACCGTGTATGAGCGAGCCGATCGCATCGGCGGTTTGCTGATGTACGGCATTCCGA is a window of Anatilimnocola floriformis DNA encoding:
- a CDS encoding MlaD family protein, producing the protein MDERTLRLRVGVVVLAAILVTGILVMLMGDMPLPGRSSKVIYVLFPEAPGVSVGTPVRKSGITIGRVSRVELMKPTGVRITTDIDPQFTLLDSEYCRVNNASLLGDALLEFVPGLDSRNAKPLEHGAEIQNGVVAGNPISAFSNLEPDIRAVLAQMNEAAKQFQITAQTLNNVVANNDDQVPRIMQKSEQALDQFNMTMKSMNDLLGDPELRVGLKKTLRDVPALFAEARSTLQQANESFAGMKVVTDRASKNLENLENFTRPLGERGEALVNNLDGSLANVNALLEQLVEFTDNLNSKQGTLGRLMNDEELYQKLNRSLTNIEEITFSVKPILADFKVVSDKLARDPRQLGLKGALDGRPLGVGAKQVGYGGESFIHGNGYEYNEDVYCPPSQVNQSRAAMPILKR
- a CDS encoding ABC transporter ATP-binding protein gives rise to the protein MAMPASNLPNVLEIRKLHVQFGSQTVLRNLDFTVPKGQTLAIIGESGCGKTVMLKTLLGLVKPAQGEVLFDGKNLSKLNDRDLVEQRIRFGYLFQNAALFDSMTIGQNVAFPLRQHRKLPELELKRVVLDRLAEVGLPDSVVVKKPAELSGGMRKRVGMARALILNPEMMLYDEPTTGLDPIMSDVINELMMRTRRQHQVTSLVVTHDMRTARKVADRVIMLYPLARLGAGESQIIFDGPPSELENFPDRRVRQFVRGEAGQRLMELREARGVANEDL
- a CDS encoding MlaE family ABC transporter permease, with the translated sequence MSTDSSLPQSPQPASNGGWSTAMGDALADWGGVVVDGVSTIGDITIFAFRTLAWLFMRAPKWETLLPTFYQVGVLSLPVIALTGTFIGMVLSMQSYFLFKDLNLESYLGAVINKTLLRELGPVLAATMLAGRVGCAMSAELGTMRVTEQIDALEGMGADPIHYLVVPRFLACIFLIPTLTIMADYMGVVGGYFHAVVVLDVDKHYFWYHSERFVNTFDLFSGVLKSFFFGAAIAIISCHRGFNCTPGAEGVGRAATASFVLSFVMILIIDLVLGQALYSVYYRMYPEAESLF
- a CDS encoding GspE/PulE family protein; protein product: MPASIATELQQLNPREVNYATRFVELLLAAAHDVKASDVHLQPTATGLEIRWRLDGVLQGVGEFPRGEATDVAARLKVLARLLTYRTDIPQEGRIPAESAGTEMRVSTFPSLHGERVVIRLFVAPQELLQLADLGLPDEVAGALEKALARTSGALLITGPAGGGKTTTAYACLRHVVRSTKGARSIVSLEDPIEVAIAGVSQSQVNPAAGFDLAGGLRSLLRQDPEVVLLGEIRDQPTAAAVFQAALTGQLVISTFHAGSACEAISRLAEMGIEPYLLRSGLALLLQQRLLRRLCSCAAGQSEPRGCSDCLQSGYRGRIATAELLPPLSNEIATAVLRHADAAELQTIVEAAGMVPLRKRAADLLAAGLTSRAEVHRVLGFRLAE
- a CDS encoding LysR family transcriptional regulator, which encodes MQLKSLKLFCDIVGRRSFSRAAAENGISQSGASQVVNTLEEELGVKLLDRTRRPFVLTPEGEIYYDGCRKMVQQYFALEEQVKTLSAEVAGRVSVASIYSIGLSHMNRFVQSFLKLHPKANVRVQYQHPDRVYELVETDLVDFGLVSFPKSTRAIKATLWREEPMVLVCAPDHPLAAKEKVSLADLQNVEMVGFDSELEIRADIDRAFTAAGVEPHVAMEFDNTETIKRAVEINAGVSLLPEPTVDREITFGTLVARPLTGTDLKRPIGIIQRRGKELGQTAQRFMRLLLNNPASIVLAADSLEITGADLEGIDLDAADGVGDATEDTDVTADDLSARDEAASLAVTARPKVS